The Natronosporangium hydrolyticum nucleotide sequence CATCGGCTGCACCAGCACCGGCGGGTCGGGCCGGGCCAACGCCGCGGCGACGGCGTGGTAGGCGGTGGTGACGGCCGAACCGTCGGCGAGGTCGAGCCGGACCGCCCCGATGTCGCTCTTGTGCACCAGCTGCGGGTCGGCGGCCTTCAGCGCGACCGGGTAACCGATCTCGGCCGCTGCGGCTACCGCCGCTGCTGCACTATGGACAACCCGGGAGGGCGACAACGGGAGCTGGTAGGCCGCGGCGATGCCGGCGATGCGGGCGTAGGGCTGCCAACCGCCGCCTTCGGCGAGACCCTCGGCGACCAGGGCCCGCGCTGCCTCGGTGTCTACCTCGGGCAGTGGTGGCCGGGTGCCGAGCGGTTCCCGGCGCCACGCCGCATAGGCGACCGCCCGACCCAGCGCCCTCGTCGCCTGCTCGGGCAGCTCGAAGACGGGGGCGCGGCGTTCCCCGAGGGCGACCGGGGCACCACCACCGAGCGCCACGCCAGCCAGCGGCAGCGCCGGCCACCGGTCGGCGACGCTCGCCACCTGCCGCCACAGCGCCGGCGGGTCGTTGGCCCGGGTAGCCGCGAGGAGCACCAGAACGGCGTCTACCGCGCCGGAGCCGGCGACGATCGACAACGACTCGGCCAACCCGGCGGGAGTCGCGTCGGCGCCGAGGTCCAGCGGGTTGGGCAGCCCGGACACCTGCTCGGGCAGGCGCAGACCGGCGGACTCCGCGGCGTCGGCCGCCAACACGTTCGCACCGCCAGCGTTGCCGACGATGCCCAGCCGGTGCCCCTGCGGCAACGGCTGGTCGGTGAGCATGCGGGCGGCGTCGACCAGCTCCCCGAGGTGCTCCACCTGGACCACGCCGGCCTGAGCGAACAGGCTGGTCACCGCCGCCTCCGGGGCGGCGGCCGCGCCGGTGTGCGAGGCCCCGGCGCGGGCGCCGGCGCCGGAGTGGCCGCTGACCACGGCCAGCACCGGCTTGCGGCGTGCCAGGGCCCGCGCCAGCCGGGCGAACTTACGCGGGTTGCCGAATGATTCCAGGTAGAGGGCGACGGCGCGGGTCGCCGGATCGTCGTACCAGTAGGAGATCAGGTCATTGCCGCTGACATCGGCCTTGTTGCCGAGAGAGACGAAGCTGGCGGTGCCGCATCCGGCCCGTCGCAGCTGGTCCAGGACGGCGATGCCGACCGCGCCGGACTGGGAGGCGACCGCCAACCCCCCGGCGGGTGGTGTCGCCGGGGCGAAGCTGGCGTCCAGCCGTACCAGCGGATCGGTGTTGATCACGCCGAGGCAGTTCGGGCCGACCAGCCGGATGTTGTGGGCGCGGGCGGCTCGGACCAGCTCGTCCTGCCGCCGGGTGCCGGCCTCGCCAGCGTCGGCGAAGCCCGCGCTGAGCACCACCGCCGCCCGGGCTCCGGCGGCTGCCGCGTCGGTCACCGCGGTGACCACCTGCGGCGCCGGCACCGCGATCACCGCCAGTTCGATCGGCCCCGGCAGGTGCCGCAGCGAAGGGTACGCGGGCACTCCCGCAACCGCCGTGGCGTGCGGATTGACCGGATAGACCGGGCCGGTGAAGCCATAGCTCACCAGGCCGGTGAGGAGTTCGTGGCCGACCCCACCGGTGCGGCCGGCGCCGACGATCGCCACCGAGTGGGGTGCGAGCAGCGGCCGCAGGGATGCCTGGCCAGCGGCCCGGTCCCGGGCCGCCACGGCGGCCAGCGCGGCCTCGTCCGCGGCGGTGGTCAGCGTCACCTCGACTACGCCGTCGGCCAGGTACGGAGTGGTGGCCGCGGTGAGATCGCCGGCTACCCGCAACATCCGGGCGTTACCGGCGAGCACCTCGCCGAAAAGTTCGGTGATGCCGTGCCGGCGGGCGTACTGGGCAAGATGTTCCAGGAGCAGGGTGCCGATGCCCCGACCCTGGTGCCGGTCGGCGACGAAGACGGCGAACTCCGCCCGGTGGTCCTGCGGGCCGCGCCGCTCATAGGAGGCGACGCCGACGGTCTCACCGGCGAGTTCGGCGGCGAGCGTGGCATGTTCGGCGGTGGGCGGACGGAGCAGCCGAGTGATCTCGGCCGCTAGCAGCGGCCCGGCCGGATTGGTGAAGAACCGTAGCCGCAGACTCGCCCCGGATGCCTGCTCGAAGAGGCCCGCCACCGCCGCCCGGTCGGCCTCGGAGCCGTGGACCGGGCGAATGGTGATGATCGCGCCGTCGGCGGTAAGCGCGTCGACCGCGGCCGGCGGCGGATAGGTGGTGGTCACGTAGTCAGCGTGGCGCGGTTGACACCCCCGGCGACATGGCCATTGGTCACGTGGGTCCGGGACCCCTGGTCAGCCCCGGGATCCGGCCAGCCCCCGAGCCGGGCCGTCCGCCGCGCGGTGTTCGGCTAACCGTAACCGAGTTGATCTACAGGTTTCACCGGTAGCCATAGCCAACGATCGTCACCGTTACGTAGGCTCTCGATGCGGCGGCCATGTCTGTCTGGGGAGGAGCCGATGGCGTCACCGGTGGATGGTTCGGCAGCCGGCGAACCGGCCGAGCGCTGTCGCCCGGTGGCGATGCCCCGGTGATGTTCGATGAGGTCGATTACGCGATTCAGGAGTTTCTTGAGGGGTTCGACGACGGTATTCGTTCGTTGAATGATTGGTGGGCGGAGCACGGGCCGGCGTGGCTCAATTATTTGATGTTTGCGGGGTCGCCGTTGGTGGGGGTGGCGGCGACGACTGGGAATTTCCCGGTGCCGCCGTTCGGGTTGGAGACGTATCGGTTGTTGTTGGGTGTGAATCCGCGGGCGGATGAGTATTCGTTGCAGGCGTTGGCGGAGTTTTGGGCGGAGGAGGCGCGGGTCACCTTGGAGGTGGCGGTGGCGGGGGTGCAGGCGGCGCAGGATATTCAGGTGACGTGGTTGGGTGATGGTGCGCCGCAGGTGTTTTCGCAGCAGGTGCAGGAGGTGGCGCGGGCGGCGGCGGGTTTGGCGCAGACGCAGCAGGCGTTGGCGACGCAGGTGACCGAGTTTACGGTGCAGACGGTGCAGGCGAAGGCGGCGTTTCGGGCGCAGGTTATTTTGATGCTTTTTGAGTTGATGGTGGCGTTGGCGTTGGCGTTTTTTACATTGGGTGCTTCGTTGGTGGCGGCGGCGGCGTCTATGGCGGGGAAGGTGACCGCGATTCGGGCGTTGATGCAGGGGTTTTTGCAGCGGATTATGTCGGCGACGGCGCGGAGTAGTTTGTCGGATGTTTCGCGGGTGGCGGGGCCGTCGGGGGTTCGGGGTGGGTTGTTTGGTCAGGCGGTGCGGGAGGTGGGGGTGTCGGTGGGGCGGTCGGTGGGTGGGGCGGTGGGGCGGGGGGTGCGGGCGGTGGGTCGGGATGTGGGGTCGAATCCGTTGTCGATGGTGCAGGTGGGGGCGCGGCATGCGGCGCCGCGGGTGCAGCGGGAGGTGGTGGATGCGGCGCGGCGGAATGGGGCGGATGCGGCGACGGTGGCGCGGTTGCGGAATGTGGATACGCGGGGGGATGTCGAGGCGTTGGTGCGGTGGGAGTTGTCGGGTCGGTCGGGGGCGGGGCCGGTGACGCGGTTGGGTGCGGAGGATGTGTGGGTGCGGCAGTTGGTGGCGGAGGTGGTGGATCGGGGGGTGACGGTGGGTGGGGAGATCGGGGGTCGGGTGTTGGCGTATGGGGGGCGGTCGGCGTTGCGGTTTGGGGCGTTGGGGTGGGGGTTGCAGGAGGTGATGACGGCGGCGCAGTTGCAGCAGATGGGGGTGGGTGGGTATTCGGTGAATTGGGTGGGGTTGCCGGTGGCGGTGGTGGGTGCGGGGTTGGGTGGGGCGCCGTTGGGGTTTGCGTCGGGGGCGTTGCCGATGGCGGTGATGGGTGGGGTGGGTGGTGGGTTGGGGTTTGTGGGGGCGAATGGGTTGCAGGCGTTGTTGACGGATCAGGAGTTTGCGAGTTTGTTGCGGGCGGGTGGGGCGTCGAATTTTTGGGAGGCGGTGGGGCAGGGGGCGGTGGGTGGGGTGTGGGAGCGGTTTGTGGGGCAGGCGGGGTTGGGGGATGTGCGGGCGACGTTGGGGGATATCGGGTTTTTGTTGTCTGGTTCGGATGTGTCGGGGTTGGCGGATCGGTTCGGGGTAAGCAGTGTGTGGGTTGCGGATTTGTTGAATGGTGACGCGGCTACTCAGGCGGCAGGCGGGCGTGCTGCTGCGGGCGGGTCTGGTGGGGTGGGTGCGGATGGTGGTGGTCCGCGGGTGGGGGATGTGCTGGCGGGTGAGGGTGGGTTCGGCGGGGCGGGTGGCGGGTCGCCGTCGGGTGTGGATGTGTCGGTGGTGGGGCGGGAGGGGTTGGTGGATGGGTTGTTTGCGCATGCGCGGGAGCAGTTGGCGGGGTTGGAGCAGGCGGCCGGTGGGGGGTTGGGGCAGGTGTTGGAGCGGTTGGGGATTGTGCAGGGGGGTGGGGATCTGCGGGAGGTGGTGGGTTGGGATTACGGGCGGGTGTCGGATGCGGTGGATGCGGTGGTGTCGCAGGCGCGGGAGTTTCGGGATGTGGGGCATTGGAAGCCGGTGGGGGATGGGTGGTTGGTGCAGGGGCGGTTTGCGGGGGTGCCGTTGGTGTTGCAGTTGGATGGTCAGGGGGTGGTGGTGGGGGCTGAGGTGGGTTCGTTTGCGGAGTTGACGGTGGGTGGGGTGGCAGGTGAGGGGGCGGGGGTGGCGGGGATCAATTCGGCGGAGCAGGCGGTGGGGCGGGTGTTGGCGGGGTTGCGGGGGCAGGGGGTGGTGGAGCTGGCCGGTGGCGCCGGTGGTGAGGGGGCGGGTCGGGTGTTTGTGCGGGGTGAGGGTGGTGGCCGGGTGGAGACGGTGTTTGGGGTGGATCGGTCGTTGCCGGAGGGTCGGTGGTTTGTGCGGCCGGGGGTGTTCGAGTTCACCGGGGCGGGGTGGGTGCAGACGGCGGCGGCGCAGGTGGTGGTGTCGGGGCAGGTGCGGGCGGGGTTGGCGGAGATGGCGCGGGATGTGTCGGGTCAGCTGCGGCAGGCGATGGCGACGGTGGGGCGGGAGGTCCCGGCCAGCGTCACCGTCGCGGAGCAGGAGACCGGCCCCGCGCAGCCCAACCCTGGGGAGCCCGGTTCCGTGCCCACCGGAGCTGGAAAGCCCGAAGCCGAACCCGCCGAGCAGACCGAGCAGACAGAGTCGCTCGTCCGATTCGACGAGTCGCAGTTGCTGACCGGAGATCACGCTGCGGAGCAACCACAGCTGGCACCCGTCGATCAGGCCAGCGCCGGTTCCGTCGCCGCCGGCGCGTCACCGCCCGCCTCGGGAGGCAGACCAGCAAGGGAGCCCGCGGCGGAGCCGTTCCGGGCGGGCCTGCTCGCCGGGGCGCCGATGGGTAGATTCCCCCATCTCCAAGCCATGACCGAGTTCCTGAACGAACAGTTCGCCGAACATGCGGTTGATCATCGCCCACTCACCGCGCCAGAGCTGGATCGGCGGCTGCAGGCCCGGTGGCGGGAGGTCCTCTCGGCGGAGGGAGCCCGGCTGAGCTTCGGCGATCGGGCGCAACGGCAGTTCCAGATCCGGTACGCGGTAACCGATGTCCAGCCGGTCGCCTCGCCGGTCACCCCGATCCGGCAGATCCAGCACCACATCGGACGTGGTCAGTGGGGGCAGGCGCAGGTCGCTGCCCGGGCGAGCCTGTTCACGCTCGGTCGCCGAGCCCAGGCTGGCCTGCCGCTGCTGTTGCGCGGGGGCTGGCAGCACCAGCTGCGAGGCTGGCTCGGGCAGGAGATGACCTCCCAGGCTTGGGTCGAACCGACCATCGCCGCCGTCGACAACCAGGGCCCGGCCACGCCACACGACGTCGCCCTCGCCGCAACCATCCAAGACCTGAAAACCGGTACGCAGTTCCGTTCCGATCCCGACCAGCCCGAGTCGATGCCGGTGGCGATCGCCGACGCCTTTACCGACCAGCCGCCGGAGAGCGTCCGGGCGGCGGCTCCCGAGCAGCTGGCTGGGGGCACCGAGACGCCACAGTTCATGGTGTTGGAGTGGACCGGCCGCAGCCGCATCGTCGACTGGGTGATGGCACGATTGCCCGACGCTGCGGCGGGCGACCGCAAATGGCAGGTCCAAGCACAGGTCTGGCAGCGGGTCAGCGAGCTGCCGGCGAGCCTCGACGCCGCGGTGAACACCGACGGATACGAATTTCCGGTGATCAGCGACGGGGTCACCGTCGCGGTGGTGCAGATCCACAGTGACCTGCTCCGGGAGCAAGCTCGGATGGTCAGCGCCGCGACCCGCGAGGTGAACCTGGAACAGACGGCGGAGGTGGTCGCGGGCACCGGTGGTGTCACCAGCCAGGGCAGGGCAGCCGAGCACGGGCCGTTCGCCAGCCTGGGGCTTTCCCAGTGGGTGCGGGACCAGCTCCCGACCCGATTGGCCGGCTGGCTGGAGCGTATCCAGGCTGGCCTGGACGGGTCTCTGCTGCGCGGGT carries:
- a CDS encoding bifunctional GNAT family N-acetyltransferase/acetate--CoA ligase family protein, producing the protein MTTTYPPPAAVDALTADGAIITIRPVHGSEADRAAVAGLFEQASGASLRLRFFTNPAGPLLAAEITRLLRPPTAEHATLAAELAGETVGVASYERRGPQDHRAEFAVFVADRHQGRGIGTLLLEHLAQYARRHGITELFGEVLAGNARMLRVAGDLTAATTPYLADGVVEVTLTTAADEAALAAVAARDRAAGQASLRPLLAPHSVAIVGAGRTGGVGHELLTGLVSYGFTGPVYPVNPHATAVAGVPAYPSLRHLPGPIELAVIAVPAPQVVTAVTDAAAAGARAAVVLSAGFADAGEAGTRRQDELVRAARAHNIRLVGPNCLGVINTDPLVRLDASFAPATPPAGGLAVASQSGAVGIAVLDQLRRAGCGTASFVSLGNKADVSGNDLISYWYDDPATRAVALYLESFGNPRKFARLARALARRKPVLAVVSGHSGAGARAGASHTGAAAAPEAAVTSLFAQAGVVQVEHLGELVDAARMLTDQPLPQGHRLGIVGNAGGANVLAADAAESAGLRLPEQVSGLPNPLDLGADATPAGLAESLSIVAGSGAVDAVLVLLAATRANDPPALWRQVASVADRWPALPLAGVALGGGAPVALGERRAPVFELPEQATRALGRAVAYAAWRREPLGTRPPLPEVDTEAARALVAEGLAEGGGWQPYARIAGIAAAYQLPLSPSRVVHSAAAAVAAAAEIGYPVALKAADPQLVHKSDIGAVRLDLADGSAVTTAYHAVAAALARPDPPVLVQPMASGSVELVAGVSHEPHFGSLVMVGLGGVHTDLLADRTFRLVPLTDLDAGRMWRSLRSAPLLTGYRNLPPVATDELELLLLRLGRLAEELPEVAELDLNPVLAGPGQVVAVDAALRLCPVGEEPDPTLRRLR